A window of the Comamonas sp. Y33R10-2 genome harbors these coding sequences:
- a CDS encoding ABC transporter permease, whose product MTAVSPVDLYRQARRRAAREAFLLVLPLLLFLLLTFIAPIAMLLARSVQNPEMPESMPQLTQVLQVWDGQGVPDEMAFVALSTDLAAASKAGELGTVSRRLNFYQSDMRSLLMRSARSLPEQAPAAWKPALIELDARWGEHETWRLMQRATRTPTADYLLEAVDAKVDASGSVVAGDEQGSVYLQSFGRTVWISTVVTLLCLVLAYPVAWRLATLPPERSAKLLLLVIIPFWTSLLVRVTAWYVMLQPSGIVNSVLQSLSMISEPMPLIFNRIGVLVGMTHVLLPYMILAIYSVMKNVPPTYMRAAQSLGAHPVLAFIRVYMPQTLPGVGAGCFLVFVIALGYYITPALLGGAGDEMISQLIAQQTNEMLNWGLAGALSAYLLVFTVAFYLIFNRLVGIDRLRLG is encoded by the coding sequence ATGACTGCTGTTAGCCCTGTTGACTTGTATCGCCAGGCACGACGACGTGCAGCGCGCGAGGCGTTTTTGCTCGTGCTGCCGTTGCTGCTCTTTTTGCTGCTAACTTTTATCGCGCCAATTGCCATGCTGTTGGCACGAAGTGTGCAGAACCCAGAGATGCCTGAGTCAATGCCACAACTCACGCAGGTTCTCCAAGTGTGGGATGGTCAGGGTGTTCCGGATGAAATGGCGTTTGTGGCACTAAGCACTGATTTGGCTGCTGCCTCTAAAGCGGGAGAGTTGGGCACCGTCTCCCGCCGCCTGAACTTCTACCAGTCGGACATGCGCAGCCTGTTGATGCGTTCGGCGCGAAGTCTCCCCGAGCAAGCGCCTGCTGCATGGAAGCCTGCGCTCATTGAGTTGGATGCCCGGTGGGGTGAGCATGAGACATGGCGCCTGATGCAGCGGGCAACCCGGACTCCAACGGCTGACTACCTGCTAGAAGCGGTCGATGCCAAAGTGGATGCCAGTGGCTCAGTCGTTGCAGGCGATGAGCAAGGCAGCGTCTATTTACAGTCTTTCGGAAGAACCGTATGGATCAGCACCGTGGTGACGCTGCTGTGTTTGGTGCTTGCCTATCCAGTGGCGTGGCGCCTGGCAACGCTGCCGCCAGAGCGCAGTGCCAAGCTTTTGCTGTTAGTGATTATTCCGTTCTGGACATCGCTGCTGGTGCGCGTGACTGCGTGGTACGTCATGCTGCAGCCGAGTGGCATCGTCAATAGCGTACTGCAAAGCCTAAGCATGATCAGTGAACCCATGCCCTTAATTTTCAACCGCATTGGCGTGCTGGTGGGGATGACTCACGTGCTGCTGCCTTACATGATTTTGGCGATTTATTCGGTGATGAAGAACGTTCCTCCCACGTACATGCGGGCAGCACAGTCACTGGGCGCTCACCCTGTGCTCGCCTTTATCCGGGTGTATATGCCGCAGACTTTGCCAGGGGTAGGGGCAGGGTGCTTCCTCGTATTTGTGATTGCTTTGGGTTACTACATCACGCCAGCTCTGCTCGGCGGTGCAGGTGACGAGATGATCAGTCAGCTGATCGCGCAACAGACCAATGAGATGCTTAACTGGGGACTCGCCGGCGCACTGTCTGCCTATTTGCTGGTGTTTACCGTAGCGTTTTACTTGATCTTCAACCGACTTGTCGGCATTGATCGCCTGCGTCTGGGCTGA
- a CDS encoding IS3 family transposase (programmed frameshift) has protein sequence MNAQRYPEEFRIEAVKQILEHGHSAADVSRRLGVSTHSLYKWIRLQQIPAAQRQEQVSQSEELRRIKSELKRVTEERDILKKAGGVLRSPVRLKYAFIAKHQLIYSVVRMCRVLQLHPSGYYAWRVRPLSQRAADDQRLLGLLKQAWLESGGVYGYRKLTLDMRDLGETCSRHRVARQLRCEGLKAQRGYGRRPRVRGGAPAVVAPNLLSQQFTVHAPNKVWVTDITYISTHEGWLYLATVIDLFSRQVVGWATGSRIDTQLPLDALHMALWRRRPCNTVTVHSDQGCQFTSHEWQRFLASHNLQSSMSRRGNCHDNAVAESFFQLLKRERIRRKTYPTRQEAHSDVFSYIEMFYNPIRRHSSADGLSPIEFERRNSVRLAAI, from the exons ATGAACGCACAACGCTACCCAGAAGAATTCAGGATTGAGGCCGTCAAGCAAATCTTGGAACACGGCCACAGCGCAGCCGACGTCTCACGCCGTTTAGGCGTGAGCACGCATAGTCTGTATAAGTGGATTCGACTGCAGCAAATCCCCGCAGCTCAGCGGCAGGAGCAAGTCAGTCAAAGCGAAGAATTACGCCGTATCAAATCAGAACTCAAAAGGGTCACCGAGGAGCGTGACATCCTAAAAAAAGCGG GCGGCGTACTTCGCTCGCCAGTGCGACTGAAGTACGCCTTCATTGCCAAGCACCAGTTGATTTACAGCGTTGTGCGCATGTGCCGGGTGCTGCAATTGCACCCCAGTGGTTACTACGCTTGGAGGGTTCGGCCGCTCAGTCAACGTGCGGCCGATGACCAGCGTCTATTGGGCCTTCTAAAGCAGGCATGGCTAGAAAGCGGTGGCGTATATGGCTATCGCAAGTTGACATTGGACATGCGTGACTTAGGCGAGACCTGCAGCAGGCACCGGGTAGCAAGACAGCTGCGCTGTGAGGGGTTAAAGGCTCAGCGAGGCTACGGACGACGCCCTCGTGTGCGAGGAGGTGCTCCAGCAGTCGTGGCTCCCAACTTACTATCGCAGCAGTTCACCGTGCATGCTCCGAACAAAGTCTGGGTGACTGATATAACCTATATCAGCACTCATGAGGGGTGGCTGTACCTGGCAACGGTAATTGACCTGTTCTCACGCCAAGTTGTTGGCTGGGCAACAGGTAGCCGCATTGATACCCAGCTGCCCTTGGATGCATTGCATATGGCGCTCTGGCGTAGAAGACCATGCAATACCGTGACCGTGCACTCTGACCAAGGCTGCCAATTTACAAGCCATGAATGGCAGCGCTTCCTTGCTAGCCACAACCTGCAATCGAGTATGAGCAGGCGAGGAAACTGTCACGACAACGCAGTTGCTGAAAGCTTCTTTCAGTTGCTTAAGCGGGAGCGCATCCGCAGAAAAACCTATCCTACGAGGCAAGAGGCGCACAGCGATGTCTTCAGCTACATCGAAATGTTCTACAACCCCATTCGCAGACATTCGTCTGCTGATGGTCTGTCTCCAATAGAGTTTGAGAGACGTAATTCCGTGAGGCTGGCAGCTATCTAA
- a CDS encoding ABC transporter permease: protein MAILNRIDNRPLSSKLSLAWANWQTGLVLFFLIAPLLAIIPLSFNSSAYFSYPMTGFSLRWYEKALFSPAWQQALINSVGIGVVSTLIATVMGTLAALGLSRPNFPFRSLIMPLLISPMIIPVVVVAVGFYLVFAPLGLNDTYTGVVLSHAALGTPFVVITVNASLLSFDHNLVRAATSLGATPWTAFRRVTLPLISPAVTAGAIFAFATSFDEVIVILFIGGPDQNTIPREMWSGMRDSIDPTILAVASMLTVFAIALFGAIHWLRGRTAGHGNSIT, encoded by the coding sequence ATGGCCATTCTTAATCGCATTGATAACCGTCCGTTGTCATCAAAACTCTCGCTGGCCTGGGCCAATTGGCAAACTGGGTTGGTGTTGTTTTTTTTGATTGCACCACTGCTCGCAATCATTCCACTGTCCTTCAATTCCAGTGCGTACTTCTCGTACCCCATGACAGGCTTCTCGTTGCGCTGGTACGAGAAGGCATTGTTCAGTCCCGCGTGGCAGCAAGCACTGATCAATAGTGTCGGTATCGGTGTTGTTTCCACACTGATCGCGACAGTCATGGGGACGCTGGCTGCCTTGGGTTTGTCGCGACCGAATTTCCCCTTCCGCTCGCTGATCATGCCGCTGCTGATCTCGCCAATGATCATTCCCGTGGTGGTTGTGGCTGTGGGCTTTTATTTGGTATTTGCTCCCTTGGGACTCAACGATACCTACACCGGTGTCGTGCTATCCCATGCCGCGTTGGGAACGCCTTTTGTGGTCATAACAGTCAATGCATCTTTGCTGTCTTTTGACCATAACCTCGTTCGTGCAGCGACGAGCTTGGGGGCCACGCCTTGGACTGCTTTTCGGCGTGTCACGCTGCCGTTGATTTCACCGGCTGTCACGGCTGGCGCCATCTTTGCGTTTGCAACTTCGTTCGATGAGGTCATTGTGATCTTGTTCATCGGGGGGCCTGATCAGAACACGATCCCACGTGAGATGTGGAGCGGGATGCGGGATTCGATTGATCCTACGATTCTCGCCGTCGCCAGCATGCTGACCGTTTTTGCCATCGCGCTGTTCGGCGCAATTCACTGGTTACGTGGCCGTACAGCTGGCCATGGCAACTCTATAACCTGA
- a CDS encoding helix-turn-helix domain-containing protein: protein MQFFKTPDELEVELGEQLRAERLRLNLTMHDVALRAGISEQTIRSLENGAGGRLNSFIRVMKALGKEEWLVSFRPAVRISPMDIAKRSGKQRLRATRSVIAQPSSQKDHV, encoded by the coding sequence ATGCAGTTTTTCAAAACACCTGATGAACTTGAGGTGGAGCTGGGTGAACAGCTTCGCGCCGAGCGTCTTCGTCTAAACCTGACCATGCACGATGTCGCTCTGAGAGCTGGAATTTCAGAGCAAACAATTCGTTCGTTGGAGAACGGCGCCGGTGGGCGCCTGAATTCGTTCATTCGAGTGATGAAAGCGCTTGGCAAAGAAGAGTGGCTGGTAAGCTTTCGTCCTGCTGTGCGCATCAGTCCGATGGATATAGCCAAACGCAGCGGCAAGCAGCGCCTGCGAGCCACGCGCAGTGTGATTGCTCAGCCTTCTTCACAAAAGGATCACGTGTAG
- a CDS encoding ABC transporter ATP-binding protein: protein MFEVSSPFISFRQIDKTYDGEHYVVQGLNLDVARGEFISLLGPSGSGKTTTLMMLAGFESPTLGSILIDGQRLDDKPPHQRDIGMVFQNYALFPHLSIAQNIAFPLSVRNTPKGEQQARVKRALEMVELGHLANRRPAQLSGGQQQRVALARALVFEPKVVLMDEPLGALDKQLRETMQYEIMRLHRELGLTIVYVTHDQGEALTMSDRVAVFSEGYIQQLAPPTELYENPRNAFVANFVGENNGLHGQVADLSDHWATIVLADGTHVRGRRSDGLRPSGTGVLALRPERTHLGHEYTPDCNVLTAKVHKLIYCGDHYRVELGLPDGQQIVAKLPNDQHATRPVIGDSVIAHWRPEDCKVLHQPFETTP, encoded by the coding sequence ATGTTTGAAGTCTCCAGTCCCTTTATTTCTTTTCGTCAAATTGACAAGACTTACGACGGTGAGCACTACGTCGTTCAAGGCTTGAATCTGGATGTTGCGCGCGGAGAATTCATCTCGCTGTTAGGCCCTTCCGGCTCTGGAAAGACGACTACGCTGATGATGTTGGCAGGCTTTGAATCACCAACGCTTGGCAGCATCCTGATCGACGGCCAACGCCTTGATGACAAGCCTCCGCACCAACGCGATATCGGGATGGTGTTTCAGAACTATGCACTGTTCCCGCACCTGAGCATCGCCCAAAACATAGCCTTCCCACTGTCGGTGAGAAATACCCCCAAGGGTGAGCAACAGGCGCGCGTCAAACGAGCACTGGAGATGGTGGAGCTCGGCCATTTGGCAAATCGCCGGCCAGCGCAACTCTCAGGTGGCCAGCAGCAGCGAGTTGCACTGGCACGAGCATTGGTTTTCGAACCCAAGGTCGTGCTGATGGACGAGCCTTTGGGCGCACTTGACAAGCAACTGCGCGAAACCATGCAGTACGAAATCATGCGGCTGCACCGCGAGTTGGGCCTGACCATTGTGTACGTGACCCACGACCAAGGTGAAGCATTGACCATGTCTGATCGTGTGGCTGTGTTCTCGGAAGGCTATATCCAGCAGCTTGCCCCGCCCACAGAGCTCTACGAAAACCCTCGCAACGCTTTCGTGGCGAACTTTGTGGGTGAGAACAATGGTCTGCATGGACAGGTGGCTGACCTGTCAGACCACTGGGCCACGATCGTACTTGCTGACGGTACACATGTGCGTGGCAGACGCAGTGATGGCCTGCGACCAAGCGGAACGGGTGTACTGGCTTTGCGGCCCGAGCGAACTCACTTAGGTCATGAGTACACCCCGGACTGCAACGTCCTGACGGCCAAAGTCCACAAGCTGATCTATTGCGGAGACCACTACCGCGTGGAGTTGGGCTTGCCCGACGGACAACAGATCGTCGCAAAGCTGCCAAACGACCAGCACGCCACACGACCGGTAATTGGCGACAGCGTCATCGCCCACTGGCGACCCGAAGACTGCAAGGTCTTGCACCAGCCCTTCGAAACGACTCCGTAA
- a CDS encoding aromatic ring-hydroxylating dioxygenase subunit alpha, whose amino-acid sequence MQETHEIRFQPQVAGFIQQEGLKTLAKLRESCKLPFEEARSMPPEVYTSSGFLQLEQQDVFGREWQCLGRASTFAKTGDYVTADINGQPVVVVRKADGSLSAMSNVCLHRMAVLLEGRGNTKTIVCPYHAWSYTLDGDLRAAPMMAEQPHFCKESYNLPQVRCEVWQGWVYVSLDTNASPVAERLAELDKLVASYEMSNYVETFYEEHVWNTNWKILAENFMESYHLPMLHRATVGPHSKLEEMECPPGLEAFNYHWITKEASLPIGIAHPDNQRLQGHWRKTTALLAVYPSHLITLTPGYFWYLSLQPRGVDKVHIRFGGGLAPEFVADPKAHEYMAQLKKLLDEVNAEDRLGVESVFRGVQAPLATPGQLNRLERPNYDFACYLAKRLAASQASAT is encoded by the coding sequence ATGCAAGAAACTCATGAAATTCGATTCCAACCTCAGGTAGCCGGATTCATCCAGCAAGAAGGTTTAAAGACTCTTGCGAAGCTGCGCGAGTCATGCAAGCTACCTTTTGAGGAGGCTCGTTCCATGCCGCCGGAGGTCTATACGTCCAGCGGATTTCTCCAACTAGAACAGCAAGATGTTTTTGGTCGTGAGTGGCAGTGCCTTGGACGCGCCAGCACTTTCGCAAAAACCGGTGACTACGTTACAGCTGACATCAACGGACAGCCAGTCGTCGTGGTCCGTAAGGCTGATGGCAGCTTGAGTGCAATGTCAAACGTCTGTTTGCACCGAATGGCTGTTCTTCTTGAAGGGCGAGGTAATACAAAAACCATCGTGTGCCCTTATCACGCTTGGTCTTATACGCTAGACGGAGATTTACGAGCCGCGCCAATGATGGCGGAGCAGCCACATTTTTGCAAAGAGTCCTACAACCTGCCACAGGTACGTTGTGAAGTATGGCAAGGCTGGGTGTACGTCAGCCTCGACACGAATGCATCCCCGGTAGCTGAACGCCTGGCAGAGTTGGACAAGCTCGTTGCATCTTACGAAATGTCCAACTACGTTGAAACCTTCTACGAAGAGCATGTTTGGAATACCAACTGGAAGATCCTCGCGGAAAACTTCATGGAGAGCTACCACCTCCCAATGCTCCACCGAGCAACAGTTGGCCCTCACTCCAAACTGGAGGAAATGGAGTGCCCGCCTGGTCTGGAGGCGTTCAACTATCACTGGATTACCAAAGAAGCATCACTGCCGATTGGAATTGCACACCCCGATAACCAACGGCTGCAAGGTCACTGGCGCAAAACAACAGCGCTGCTGGCCGTCTATCCCTCGCACCTCATCACACTGACCCCAGGCTATTTCTGGTACCTGTCACTGCAACCACGTGGCGTAGACAAGGTACACATTCGCTTTGGTGGTGGTCTTGCTCCCGAGTTCGTTGCGGATCCCAAAGCGCATGAGTACATGGCACAACTCAAGAAGCTGCTTGACGAGGTCAATGCAGAAGACCGTCTGGGGGTCGAATCTGTGTTCCGCGGAGTTCAAGCACCGCTGGCAACACCTGGACAGTTGAACCGACTGGAGCGTCCGAACTACGACTTTGCGTGCTACTTGGCAAAGCGATTGGCTGCCTCACAAGCATCCGCGACCTAA
- a CDS encoding ABC transporter substrate-binding protein, translated as MSIRFPSMRAIALTIAAFAGLSASAQAETLAVVTFGGAYEAAVKQAYFTPFTEKTKHDFTFQSYSGGLAKLQAMVQAKNVTWDLVDLEANDAMRACEEGLLQKFPVKLLGDTKDFLPGAISDCAVVSMVWSTVYAYDSTKVTGTPNSISDFFDLQKFPGKRGMRKSAKGTLEWALMADGVPKEQVYKLLSTQQGIDRAFKKLDSIKSSIVWWESGAQAPQLLADGAVSMVTAYNGRISDAVKQDGKPFKIVWDAQLYDYEWWGVPAGAKNAKLAAEFIAFASQPQRYADLTKYIPYAPPRTSAIPLIDPTRLKELPTAPGNFQNALKIDVSFWVDKSDSIGKQFQNWLTR; from the coding sequence ATGTCGATTCGCTTTCCCTCTATGCGGGCTATTGCCTTGACGATTGCGGCTTTTGCGGGCCTTAGCGCTTCTGCGCAAGCAGAAACCTTGGCCGTTGTGACTTTCGGAGGAGCCTACGAGGCAGCCGTCAAGCAAGCTTATTTCACACCGTTTACCGAGAAGACCAAGCATGACTTCACCTTCCAGTCGTACAGCGGTGGTCTAGCCAAGTTGCAAGCCATGGTGCAAGCCAAGAATGTCACCTGGGATTTGGTGGATCTGGAAGCCAACGATGCAATGCGCGCTTGCGAGGAAGGACTGCTTCAGAAATTCCCTGTGAAACTTCTCGGGGATACCAAGGACTTTCTGCCCGGAGCTATCAGTGATTGCGCGGTTGTCAGCATGGTTTGGTCAACCGTCTATGCCTATGACTCCACCAAAGTAACTGGAACCCCCAACTCGATCAGCGATTTCTTTGATCTGCAAAAATTCCCTGGAAAGCGCGGTATGCGCAAATCAGCCAAGGGAACCTTGGAATGGGCGCTGATGGCCGATGGAGTGCCCAAGGAACAAGTCTATAAGCTGCTCTCTACTCAACAAGGTATAGATCGCGCATTCAAGAAACTGGACTCCATCAAGAGCAGCATTGTCTGGTGGGAGTCCGGAGCACAAGCACCTCAATTGCTCGCAGATGGTGCGGTATCCATGGTTACCGCCTACAACGGGCGCATCTCTGATGCTGTTAAGCAAGATGGCAAGCCTTTCAAGATCGTATGGGATGCGCAGCTGTATGACTATGAGTGGTGGGGCGTACCGGCTGGCGCCAAAAATGCAAAGCTTGCTGCGGAATTTATTGCTTTTGCCTCGCAGCCTCAGCGCTACGCTGACCTCACAAAGTACATCCCCTACGCGCCTCCCCGTACAAGCGCCATCCCACTGATTGACCCAACTCGCTTAAAGGAGCTACCTACTGCGCCTGGCAATTTCCAGAACGCATTGAAGATTGATGTGAGTTTTTGGGTTGATAAGAGTGACTCGATCGGTAAACAGTTCCAGAACTGGCTAACACGCTAA